In Corythoichthys intestinalis isolate RoL2023-P3 chromosome 4, ASM3026506v1, whole genome shotgun sequence, a genomic segment contains:
- the LOC130915043 gene encoding uncharacterized protein LOC130915043, whose translation MFSLLFLTFFLLFSSHQGRKALFHSTLGRLPSDLTMANRRMFNNSLGERPALPLQLPMFVHSQLPPLEKLHLSPSKGSGLEPLPGPVRERLFPAQLAWRPPVPSDDYSVRTSCKKDKMLVRVPKSILGGGEIDNQLKLGTCHANKSSKNYVYFLHGLEQCGTKRQLINGQMTYSNTLQYNPGMLQGPIRRTAPFLLTVACVYTRYQYSYKIGYLPKMRMRNIFKGVRSRANFILTPRNAQWGRLGPSDRYELGEPMYFEAEGPSMPKDMRLYVHTCYATPNKSHTSMPQFPVINNYGCMIESKYSHSRFIPHKNNIVRFSVDAFSFQGMADQQLYMHCSMSAESDVPTPTAKSCNYDTNMGRWVELHGWDWVCACCDSTCGSAVASLTEIKTGRGWKVQPGGQRFKTQKKKKLFLPTKTTTTAVSVLKATTQPSQSTTTPQPDLIVDADDTTEVKWPFIGRGVEWEEDEEQLQGTVVVEEEVLDAQQTFQEAIAQTVKLSNMLMPSTSPMSTQKGKIVNWEREKKMNASAATEQDKELHRTFEDIFKFDY comes from the exons ATGTTTTCGTTACTATTCCTCACATTTTTCTTACTGTTTTCTTCACACCAAGGAAGGAAAGCACTTTTCCACAGTACCCTAGGAAGACTACCGAGTGATTTAACCATGGCAAACCGTCGAATGTTTAACAATTCTCTGGGAGAACGCCCGGCTTTGCCACTCCAACTCCCCATGTTCGTCCACTCACAGCTGCCACCGCTGGAGAAGCTCCACTTGTCTCCTTCCAAAGGCAGCGGCCTCGAGCCTCTACCCGGGCCCGTCCGAGAGCGCCTCTTCCCCGCGCAACTTGCCTGGAGGCCGCCGGTTCCGTCGGATGATTATTCCGTTAGAACGTCGTGCAAAAAGGACAAAATGCTGGTCCGGGTGCCCAAGAGTATCCTGGGCGGCGGAGAAATTGATAATCAACTCAAATTAGGAACATGTCATGCGAATAAATCGTCAAAGAATTATGTTTATTTTCTACATGGACTCGAGCAGTGTGGGACTAAACGACAG CTGATTAATGGACAGATGACTTATTCAAACACGCTGCAGTACAACCCGGGAATGCTCCAAGGACCCATAAGAAGAACGGCACCCTTTTTATTAACTGTCGCCTGCGTTTACACCAG GTATCAATATTCCTACAAAATTGGTTACCTTCCAAAGATGCGCATGCGCAACATCTTTAAAGGAGTAAGGAGCAGAGCCAAttttattttgacgccacgaaaTG CTCAGTGGGGAAGACTCGGTCCGTCGGATCGATACGAGCTCGGTGAACCAATGTACTTTGAGGCCGAGGGTCCGTCCATGCCCAAAGACATGAGGTTATACGTCCACACCTGTTACGCCACACCGAATAAGTCGCACACCTCCATGCCTCAATTTCCGGTCATAAACAACTATGG GTGCATGATTGAAAGCAAATACAGTCACTCCAGATTCATCCCGCACAAAAACAACATCGTGCGATTCTCCGTGGATGCTTTCTCCTTTCAAGGAATGGCTGATCAa CAGCTTTACATGCACTGCAGCATGTCGGCAGAAAGTGACGTCCCAACTCCGACGGCAAAATCCTGCAACTATGACACAAATATGGGAAG GTGGGTGGAGTTGCATGGCTGGGATTGGGTGTGTGCCTGCTGCGACTCCACTTGTGGCTCTGCCGTTGCTTCTT TGACTGAAATAAAGACCGGAAGAGGTTGGAAAGTGCAGCCCGGGGGGCAACGATTCAAAActcagaagaagaagaaattgtTCCTCCccactaaaacaacaacaacggcAGTATCCGTATTGAAGGCCACCACGCAGCCCAGTCAAAGCACAACCACACCTCAGCCCGATCTGATCGTGGATGCGGATGATACGACTGAAGTGAAGTGGCCATTTATAGGCAGAGGagtggagtgggaggaggatgaGGAACAGCTGCAAGGCACTGTGGTTGTGGAGGAGGAGGTCCTGGATGCTCAGCAGACCTTTCAAG AGGCTATTGCGCAAACTGTCAAACTATCCAACATGCTAATGCCCTCCACATCGCCGATGTCAACACAGAAGGGTAAGATAGTGAACTGGGAAAGGGAGAAAAAGATGAATGCTTCTGCTGCCACGGAGCAGGATAAAGAACTTCACAGAACTTTTGAAGATATCTTTAAGTTTGACTATTAA